A window of Pyrobaculum aerophilum str. IM2 contains these coding sequences:
- a CDS encoding carbohydrate kinase family protein, with product MANQPLNDGQSRPHIIQQLYLAYASVRALGCRSALSTPLTFVLCQVSPQFSCRLFSILIRFSSPTARVLFYKLGRKGAYLFYDGEKYFKPAYDVCVEDPTGAGDAIMSVFVALYFSGVNPQRAFEISTAAATLVITARGDNEAIPNINDAESFLSST from the coding sequence ATGGCCAACCAGCCACTCAATGATGGGCAAAGCCGCCCCCACATTATACAACAGTTGTACTTGGCTTATGCCTCTGTAAGAGCCTTAGGATGTAGGTCAGCTTTGTCTACTCCGCTGACGTTTGTGCTTTGCCAAGTCTCGCCACAATTCTCTTGTCGCCTATTCTCTATTTTGATCAGATTTTCATCTCCAACTGCAAGGGTGCTTTTTTACAAATTGGGGCGTAAAGGCGCTTATCTTTTCTACGACGGAGAGAAATATTTTAAACCTGCGTACGATGTTTGCGTGGAGGATCCTACGGGCGCTGGCGATGCGATAATGAGCGTTTTCGTTGCCCTTTATTTCTCTGGTGTAAATCCACAACGTGCATTTGAAATATCCACAGCCGCAGCGACTTTGGTCATTACGGCCAGAGGCGATAATGAAGCAATACCTAATATAAACGATGCAGAGAGCTTTCTCTCCTCTACGTAA
- the cobM gene encoding precorrin-4 C(11)-methyltransferase produces the protein MAGKVVFIGAGPGDPELLTVKAVKYLSQAEVVVYAGSLVNAEVLKYARQDAEVYNSASMVTEEIVKLMIQKAREGKLVARLKSGDPSIYGALWEEIIPLQLAGIEYEIVPGVTAALAAAAQLRIELTVPKRVQHVVITRASHRVPMRGSLKDVADFILKTGAVAVIYTGVHVIDKVVKELEEGGLSPGTPVAVVYKATWPDQKIIQGTLRDIAEKVKAERIVRDAVIIVGESVQPPEIPRSAVYNPDHAHSYRPRRELREDA, from the coding sequence ATGGCGGGCAAGGTAGTTTTCATCGGCGCGGGGCCGGGGGACCCGGAGCTGTTGACGGTGAAAGCCGTGAAATACTTATCCCAGGCTGAGGTGGTGGTATACGCCGGCTCCTTGGTAAACGCGGAGGTGTTGAAATACGCCAGGCAAGACGCCGAGGTTTACAACAGCGCGTCTATGGTGACAGAGGAAATAGTTAAGCTCATGATTCAAAAGGCCAGGGAGGGCAAACTCGTGGCTAGGCTAAAGTCAGGTGATCCCTCAATTTACGGCGCGTTGTGGGAGGAGATAATCCCCCTTCAACTCGCCGGGATTGAGTACGAGATAGTGCCCGGGGTGACGGCCGCGTTGGCCGCAGCCGCCCAGCTGAGGATAGAGCTCACAGTGCCCAAAAGGGTCCAGCACGTGGTGATCACTAGGGCGTCACACAGAGTGCCGATGAGGGGGAGCCTCAAAGACGTAGCCGATTTTATCCTCAAGACGGGCGCCGTTGCCGTGATATACACAGGGGTGCACGTTATCGACAAAGTCGTGAAGGAGCTTGAAGAGGGGGGCCTAAGCCCCGGCACTCCCGTGGCAGTGGTGTATAAGGCCACGTGGCCAGATCAGAAAATTATCCAAGGCACTTTAAGGGATATAGCCGAAAAGGTCAAGGCGGAGAGAATAGTAAGAGACGCCGTTATTATAGTCGGCGAGTCAGTACAGCCGCCGGAGATACCCCGCAGCGCTGTGTACAACCCCGACCATGCCCACAGCTACAGGCCCAGAAGGGAGTTGAGAGAAGACGCCTAA
- a CDS encoding cobalt-factor II C(20)-methyltransferase produces the protein MLRVVGLGPGDPELLTIKAIRLLSKADVIYVPRSSRSEASLAKNIVLKYARGRVVELPFNMGGVREEQLREIAKIISSGENAVYAVLGDPSLYSTFGKIRKYVDRPVEYVPGVSALISCSLRAGVELAVGDMAVAIVPASRADLLKEALRLFDVVVVAKANRNIELLNELLSSHGGYAVRRCYMEGEAVSNRITWSDYFTTVYLWRAR, from the coding sequence ATGCTTAGAGTAGTCGGCTTAGGCCCTGGGGATCCCGAGCTGTTGACTATAAAGGCAATACGCCTCTTGTCAAAAGCAGACGTTATTTACGTCCCGCGGTCAAGCAGATCTGAGGCTAGCCTGGCGAAGAACATAGTGTTGAAATACGCCAGAGGGCGCGTGGTGGAGTTGCCGTTTAATATGGGCGGCGTGAGGGAAGAGCAGTTGAGAGAAATCGCCAAGATAATATCGTCAGGCGAAAACGCCGTATACGCAGTTTTGGGTGATCCCTCTCTGTATAGCACATTTGGGAAAATTCGAAAGTATGTCGATAGGCCTGTGGAGTACGTGCCTGGAGTTTCGGCATTGATTTCGTGTAGCCTCAGAGCCGGCGTGGAGCTTGCAGTTGGCGACATGGCGGTGGCCATTGTGCCCGCCTCTAGAGCTGACTTGTTAAAAGAGGCCTTGCGTTTGTTTGACGTGGTAGTGGTGGCAAAGGCCAATAGGAATATAGAGTTGCTAAATGAGTTGCTGTCTTCGCACGGCGGCTACGCCGTTAGGAGGTGTTATATGGAGGGAGAGGCGGTGTCTAACAGAATTACATGGTCCGATTACTTCACCACTGTATACCTATGGCGGGCAAGGTAG
- the cbiT gene encoding precorrin-6Y C5,15-methyltransferase (decarboxylating) subunit CbiT, translated as MSWPYATPGIPDEEFIRAEGVPMTKAEIRALALSKLRLIKGGTLVDVGCGTGTISVEAALIMGEGSKVYAIDKDPLAVEITKKNAAKFGVGDRLIVAEGDALELLPKLPRSNRYFLGGGGRELPMLFQTALELAGTGGVIVADVITLESLRLALDFLENAGVKYEIAQVYIARGRRLGGYTILSPLNPVYIITAYA; from the coding sequence ATGAGCTGGCCCTACGCCACGCCGGGAATACCAGACGAGGAGTTTATAAGAGCCGAAGGCGTCCCAATGACTAAGGCAGAGATCCGCGCTTTGGCTTTATCAAAACTACGCCTCATAAAAGGCGGCACTCTCGTCGACGTGGGCTGCGGAACTGGCACTATTTCCGTAGAGGCCGCCTTAATTATGGGCGAGGGATCAAAGGTGTACGCAATAGATAAAGACCCCTTGGCAGTTGAGATCACAAAGAAAAACGCTGCGAAATTCGGCGTGGGGGACAGGTTAATCGTCGCGGAGGGCGACGCGTTGGAGCTCTTGCCTAAATTGCCGAGATCAAATCGGTATTTCCTCGGAGGAGGGGGCAGGGAGTTGCCCATGTTATTTCAAACGGCGTTAGAACTCGCCGGGACAGGAGGCGTAATAGTGGCGGATGTAATAACGCTGGAGTCCCTTCGGCTTGCTCTCGACTTTCTTGAAAACGCCGGCGTGAAGTATGAAATTGCCCAAGTCTACATAGCGAGGGGGAGGAGGCTTGGGGGCTATACAATACTGTCCCCGTTAAACCCAGTGTATATAATCACGGCATATGCTTAG
- the cbiD gene encoding cobalt-precorrin-5B (C(1))-methyltransferase CbiD, which produces MNPFLKYGITTGLAAAAAAKAAALYSKGIVPKSVTVPTPIGLRVEVFVERVFQRGEIYCAEVRKFSGDNPDVLNGVIIRACVRPLNNGVVIKGGEGVGIVTRPGLPVPPGEHAINPVPRRMIEEAVREVLEGAEVLVEVPDGKLLAEKTMNPRLGIVGGISILGTTGIEAPVSADEFLGHIEAELSALRERRDIAILAQGNTSYKAAQAVFGDVVVKIGDMVGYAVEKAAALGYKAAYLFTMPGKLAKLALGAYNTHSAQCDGRVEAVLYALVKLRAPYEVLLEVSNAASVGEALAKAGDYAGGVIAIMARRAKEYLERFKIPVEIYVVNDKGEVLFSTT; this is translated from the coding sequence ATGAACCCGTTTTTAAAATACGGCATCACCACGGGCTTGGCCGCTGCCGCAGCCGCCAAGGCCGCCGCTCTTTATTCCAAAGGCATAGTGCCCAAATCCGTAACTGTGCCCACGCCAATAGGGCTACGGGTAGAGGTATTCGTGGAGAGGGTGTTTCAAAGGGGGGAGATATACTGCGCCGAGGTGAGGAAGTTCTCAGGCGATAACCCCGACGTGTTAAACGGCGTTATTATTAGAGCTTGCGTGAGGCCGTTAAACAACGGCGTTGTGATTAAAGGCGGCGAGGGGGTTGGCATAGTGACAAGGCCCGGGCTTCCAGTGCCTCCGGGCGAGCATGCCATAAATCCAGTTCCCAGACGCATGATAGAAGAGGCGGTGCGGGAGGTTTTAGAGGGGGCAGAGGTTCTCGTGGAAGTCCCTGACGGCAAGCTCTTAGCTGAAAAGACAATGAACCCCCGCCTCGGCATTGTTGGCGGCATATCAATACTCGGCACCACAGGCATTGAGGCGCCTGTTTCAGCCGATGAATTTCTCGGCCATATAGAGGCTGAGCTTTCGGCGCTGAGAGAGAGGAGAGATATCGCTATTCTAGCCCAGGGCAATACCTCGTATAAAGCGGCCCAGGCCGTGTTCGGCGACGTTGTTGTGAAAATTGGCGACATGGTGGGATATGCCGTTGAAAAGGCGGCGGCCCTCGGCTATAAGGCGGCGTATTTGTTCACAATGCCAGGCAAGCTGGCAAAGCTGGCGCTTGGGGCTTACAACACTCACAGCGCTCAATGCGATGGCAGAGTGGAGGCCGTGCTGTATGCGTTAGTGAAATTAAGGGCGCCATATGAGGTTCTGCTGGAGGTAAGCAACGCGGCCTCTGTGGGCGAGGCCTTAGCTAAAGCCGGAGATTACGCCGGGGGCGTTATTGCGATCATGGCGCGTAGGGCGAAGGAATATCTAGAGCGTTTTAAAATCCCCGTCGAGATATATGTCGTGAACGACAAAGGCGAGGTGTTGTTCAGCACGACATGA